In the Bacillus amyloliquefaciens DSM 7 = ATCC 23350 genome, TATTTCTTGTTTTTCAAAAGAGCTTCCATCCGGCTGAACAGCTGATAAGAAGCATCGGCCGGTTTTTTGGTCAGCAGGCTGACGGCAATACCGGCAATCAGACTGAGGAAGAACCCCGGAATGATTTCGTATACGCCGGTTGAAGCGGCAAGCCCTGTCGTAATCCAGATCAAAACGGCCGCGGCTCCGGTAATCATCGCCGCAAGCGCTCCCCATTCATTCATTCGTTTCCAGTACAGACTGAGCAAGAGTGCCGGGCCGATAGCCGAACCGAAGCCTGCCCACGCATAGCCGACCAGGTCAAGAATGGTGCTGTTCGGATTCATGGAAAGCAAAATGGCGATAACGGCCACGATCAATACCGACAAGCGTCCGGTCATGACCAATTCTTTATCGCTCGCTTCCCGTCTGAAAAAGGCGCGGTATAAATCTTCCGTAATGGCGCTTGCCGTTACGAGAAGCTGTGACGAGATGGAACTCATAATCGCCGCTAAAATCGCGGACAGCAAGAAGCCCGTAATCAGCGGATGGAATAAGATTTTAGAAAAAATAATGAAAATCGTTTCCGGATCTTTTACGGAGACTCCGAAGTGATGAGAATAAGCAACCCCGATAATCCCGGTAAGCAATGAACCGACAACTGAAATAGCCATCCAGCTCATCCCGATTCTGCGGGCGGGTTTTAAATCCTTCACTTCTTTAATCGCCATAAATCGTACGATGATATGAGGCTGGCCGTAATAACCGAGTCCCCATGCCAAATAAGAAATAATGCTAATGACGCTCGCGCCTTTAAAGACATCCAATAGTTTCGGGTTTACGGCGTTGATCGAATCAATCGTCGTCGAAACGCTCCCGAGCTGGGTAAAAGCAACGATCGGCACAAGCACTAATGCCGCAAACATGATCGCTCCCTGTACGAAGTCAGTCAGGCTGACAGCAAGGAAACCGCCAAACAGCGTGTAAAGCACAACAACACCGGCCGTTAAAAATAAACCGAATTTGTAGTCGGCGCCGAATGCCGATTCAAATAACCTGCCTCCGGATACCATTCCGGACGATGTGTACAGTGTGAAAAAGATCATAATAATCACGGCGGAAACAATTTTCAGCAATGATGATGAATGGCGGAACCGTTTATCGAAGAAATCGGGAATCGTAATCGCATCATCCGCAACTTCCGTATACGCGCGAAGCCTCGGAGCAAGCAGCAGATAATTTGAATACGCGCCGATCGTCAAACCGAGCGCCAGCCATAAGGTTGATAAGCCCGTTGCGAACATTGCGCCGGGAACCCCCATCAGCATCCATGCGCTCATATCCGCAGCACCCGCGGACAGCGCCGTTACGAACGGGCCGAGTCCTCTTCCGCCCAGCATGTAATCATTGATATTCGTTGTCTTCCTGAATGCGTACCAGCCGATTAACAGCATGGCAGCAAAATAAATCCCAAGAGATATAATTAATTCAATACTCACGTTTTTGGACCCTCTCTTCTTTCAAGTAAATGTTGCATCACCTCTGTAGATTAGTAGTGCCGGAATTTTGCGCCGGCGGTGAGCCTTTAGTCATCATTACATGCGGCTCGCATGATTTTGTGCAGGCTATGGTTACTAAACCTAACAAAGTATCCCCGATCAATCAACTCTCGAAACCCGCCCCATTCAAGGAAAAAATCCCCGCCAACATAGAACAGCTTAAAGATGAAAACGCTACCAATAAATTATAAAAGTAAAAATTTTCTGACATATAATTCGTTTCTCTTTCTCCCCGATTTAGGATAAAATAGAGAAGGTTTCATCATGCCTCAGAAGGCGGCGTTTTGTTGCTTTAGAGGGCTCGTTTTTGATATGATCAGTATTATATGACGAAACGGAGAATTATGCGGAGGTGGATCTTATGTCACGAATTTCTATAGAAGAAGTAAAGCATGTCGCTCATTTGGCGAGACTCGCCATTACGGATGAAGAAGCTGAAATGTTCACAGAACAGCTTGACAGCATCATCTCGTTTGCCGAGGAGCTTAATGAAGTGGACACGGATAACGTGGAACCGACAACACACGTGCTGAAAATGAAGAACGTAATGAGAGAAGATGAAGCGGGTAAAGGCCTTCCGGTCGAGGATGTCATGAAAAATGCTCCCGATCATAAAGACGGCTATGTCCGTGTGCCATCTATTCTGGATTAAAGGAGGGAGACAGTATGTCATTATTTGATCACAAAATCACAGAACTGAAACAAATGATACATAAAAAAGACATCAAGATTTCCGATCTTGTTGATGAATCTTACAAACGGATCGCATCCGTGGATGATAAGGTGCAGGCGTTTTTGCAGCTTGATGAAGAAAGAGCCCGCGCTTACGCGAAAGAGCTTGACGAAGCGGTTGACGGACGGTCTGAACACGGTCTTCTCTTCGGAATGCCGATCGGCGTCAAAGACAACATCGTGACCAAAGGGCTTCGCACAACATGCTCAAGCAAAATCCTCGAAAACTTCGATCCGATTTACGATGCGACGGTAGTGGAGCGCCTTCAAGCAGCTGAAGCTGTCACAATCGGTAAGCTGAATATGGACGAGTTCGCGATGGGTTCTTCTACTGAAAACTCCGCGTATAAAGCGACGAAAAACCCTTGGAATCTTGATACGGTTCCCGGCGGATCAAGCGGCGGTTCCGCAGCTGCGGTTGCCGCGGGCGAAGTGCCGTTTTCACTCGGATCTGATACGGGCGGCTCCATCCGCCAGCCTGCTTCTTTCTGCGGCGTCGTCGGATTAAAGCCTACATACGGCCGCGTGTCCCGTTACGGTTTGGTCGCTTTTGCGTCTTCATTAGACCAGATCGGACCAATCACAAGAACCGTGGAAGATAACGCATTCCTGCTTCAGGCGATTTCAGGCCCGGACAAAATGGACTCTACGAGCGCCAATGTCGAAGTGCCGGACTTTCTTTCTTCATTAACGGGCGACATTAAAGGCTTAAAAATCGCCGTACCGAAAGAATATCTCGGAGAAGGTGTCGGCAAAGAAGCGAAAGAATCCGTTTTAGCCGCTTTAAAAGTGCTTGAAGGACTCGGAGCGACATGGGAAGAAGTATCTCTGCCGCACAGCAAATACGCGCTTGCGACATATTATCTGCTGTCTTCTTCCGAAGCGTCCGCGAACCTTGCGCGCTTTGACGGCATCCGCTATGGATACCGCACAGACAATGCGGACAACCTGATCGATCTTTATAAACAGACACGCTCTGAAGGCTTCGGCAACGAAGTGAAGCGCCGCATCATGCTCGGCACCTTCGCGCTCAGCTCAGGCTACTATGACGCGTATTACAAAAAAGCGCAAAAAGTGCGCACGCTCATTAAGAAAGATTTTGAAGACGTATTTGAGAAATACGATGTCATCGTCGGACCGACAACACCGACACCGGCATTCAAAATCGGCGAAAAAACGAGCGACCCGCTCACAATGTACGCCAACGATATTTTAACGATCCCTGTCAACCTCGCGGGTGTGCCGGGAATCAGCGTGCCGTGCGGATTTGCGGACGGCCTGCCGCTCGGACTGCAAATCATCGGAAAACACTTCGATGAAAGCACTGTATATCGTGTCGCTCATGCTTTTGAGCAGGCAACAGATCATCATAAAGCGAAACCTGAACTGTAAGGGGTGAAATGAAGTGAACTTTGAAACGGTAATCGGACTTGAAGTCCATGTGGAATTAAAAACAAAATCTAAAATTTTCTCAAGCTCACCGACGCCATTCGGCGCGGAAGCGAATACCCAAACGAGCGTCATCGACCTCGGCTATCCCGGCGTGCTGCCCGTTTTAAACAAAGAAGCGGTCGAATTCGCGATGAAAGCCGCAATGGCTTTGAACTGTGAAATCGCAACGGATACGAAGTTTGACCGGAAAAACTATTTCTACCCGGACAACCCGAAGGCATATCAAATTTCTCAATTTGACAAGCCGATCGGCGAAAACGGCTGGATCGAAATCGAAGTCGGCGGAAAAACGAAAAAAATCGGCATTACCCGTCTTCACCTTGAAGAAGATGCGGGAAAACTGACGCATACGGGCGACGGCTATTCCCTCGTTGACTTCAACCGCCAAGGCACGCCGCTTGTCGAGATTGTATCTGAGCCGGATATCCGCACACCGGAGGAAGCTTACGCATACCTCGAAAAGCTGAAATCAATTATCCAATACACAGGCGTTTCCGACTGTAAAATGGAAGAAGGTTCACTGCGCTGTGACGCCAACATTTCCCTCCGTCCGATCGGCCGGGAGAAATTCGGCACAAAAACAGAGCTGAAAAACCTGAACTCCTTCGCGTTCGTGCAAAAAGGCCTTGAGCATGAAGAGAAACGCCAAGAGCAGGTGCTTCTGTCAGGCGGAGTCATTCAGCAGGAGACGCGCCGCTACGATGAAGCGACGAAAAAAACCATTTTAATGCGTGTCAAAGAGGGTTCAGATGACTATCGCTATTTCCCAGAGCCTGACCTTGTCGAGCTCTACATTGATGACGAATGGAAAGAACGCGTAAGAGCAACCATTCCTGAGCTTCCGGACGAGCGCCGCAAGCGGTATATCGAAGAGCTCGGCCTGCCGGCTTATGACGCAATGGTGCTGACGCTGACGAAAGAAATGGCTGATTTCTTCGAAGAAACGGTCAATAAAGGCGCAGAAGCCAAACAGGCGTCAAACTGGCTGATGGGTGAAGTTTCAGCTTACCTGAACGCCGAACAAAAAGAGCTTGAGGATGTCGCGCTGACTCCGGAAGGTCTTGCCGGCATGATTAAGCTGATTGAAAAAGGGACCATTTCATCTAAAATCGCGAAAAAAGTCTTCAAAGAATTAATTGAAAAAGGCGGCGACGCTGAAAAAATCGTCAAAGAAAAAGGCCTTGTGCAAATTTCTGACGAAAGCGTGCTTCTGAAGCTGGTCACAGATGCGCTTGACAGCAATCCGCAGTCAATTGAAGACTTCAAAAACGGAAGAGACCGCGCGATCGGCTTCCTTGTCGGGCAGATTATGAAAGCCTCAAAAGGACAGGCCAACCCGCCGATGGTCAACAAGATCTTACTTGAAGAAATCAAAAAACGATAAAAAAAAGCAGCCGCCTGTAAGGGCGCTGCTTTTTTTTATATGGTAAGGCTGAAATGAGTTTCAATGGAAGCCCGCAGTGTTTCAATCTGTTCATTTCCGCTGCCGGCCAAATTGGACAGCATTCCTTTAATAATCGGTTTTCGCGGCTCTTCCTTCTGGCATTCCTCTTCAATGACTTCAAGCGATACGAGAACGTCCTCAGGCAGCCCCTGCTGCGCTTTTGCCATTTGAATATCCGCGAGCAGTTTTTCTCTGTCCGCCGCGGGCTGAGTAAAGATATCCTCAGATAAAAGCGGGTCGGGATTGTCTTTTATCAGTCCCGTAATCAGATCATCAATCCTGGCAATCAGAAAGGCCGCCACATTTTCCGTCTGAAATGCCGTATGTTCATTAAAAATCAAGAAATGGATATAAGAGCTTACAATTCCTTGCGCCATAACGGATGCATCCGCCAGAAACGGTGTGACGGCATCTCCGTAAACGGAGAGCAGAGCATCCCGGTACAGCATGTTAAATTGAATATTGACCTCATGAAAATACTGTTTTACCTTTTGATTTTCGGGAATGACCTTTTCGCTCAGCAAGAGAATGATAAAATCCTTGTGCTCCATAAATTCCCGGAATTGATAAGCAATTTGTTTTTGGAATACGTCCTTAGGCGGTTTATGCTGATGTTCTGTTTTGATTTTCTTTATTTCTTCCATAGACATGCCGATGTAATACTCACATGCTGACAGCAAAAGGTCTTCTTTTGATTTGAAATGAAGGTAGAAAGCACCTTTTGAGATCCCGCACTCACCGGCGATTTCCTGAATTGTAGTTGAAGAAAACCCCTTTTTGGCAAATAAATGGATGCCTGTTTTAATGATTTTCTCTTTTTTTTCGTTCATGACGTGCTTCCCCTTAATCCTTGAAAAATTTAGAAAAATTTACTGCCTTATTGGTTGACGATGTTGAGTTATACCGTTTAGTATTATATAGAATGACCAGTCAGTCAATAAAAAATAACGGAGGACATGATGAACCACATTATTAACTTTGTACTGAAGAACAAATTCGCAGTTTGGCTGATGACGATTATCGTTACTGTAGCAGGGCTGTATGCCGGTCTGAATATGAAGCAGGAATCCATACCGGACGTCAACATGCCTTACCTCTCAGTAAATACGACTTATCCCGGAGCTGCTCCGAGTCAAGTTGCGGATGACGTGACGAAACCGATCGAGCAGGCGGTGCAGAATTTAGAAGGAGTGAACGTCGTATCGTCCACATCCTCTGAAAACGTCTCATCGGTTATGATTGAATATGATTACAACAAGGATATGGACAAGGCGAAAACCGAAGTCGCTGAAGCGCTGGATAATGTCAGCCTTCCCGACGACGCGAAAAAGCCCGACATTTCCCGTTACAGCATCAACTCTTTCCCGATTTTGACGCTCAGTGTGACAAGTGATAAAAGCTCGCTTGAAGATCTGACCAAAAACGTGGAAAACACTCTCGTTCCTAAGCTTGAAGGCATCCAGGGCGTTGCGTCCGTGCAAGTTTCCGGACAGCAGGAAGAGCAGGTGGAATTCTCTTTCAAAGATAAAAAAATGAAAGAGTACGGACTTGATGAAGATACCGTCAAGAAAGTAATCCAAGGCTCTGACGTCAATACGCCGCTTGGATTATACACATTCGGCAACAAGGAAAAATCAGTTGTCGTTAACGGAAATATTACGTCAATTAAAGATCTGAAAGATATGAGAATTCCGGTCACATCTTCTTCCGCAGCTCAAGGTCAAGCAGGCGGCGCGGGTGCGGCATCTGCGGCGGACGCTCAGGCTGCGCAGCAGGCACAGCAAAGCGCATCAGCAGGGGTTCCGACGGTTAAGCTTTCTGACATTGCCGACATTAAAGATGTGAAAAAAGCAGAATCCATTTCCCGCACGAACGGAAAGGACAGCATCGGAATTAATATCGTAAAAGCCAATGACGCCAACACGGTAGAAGTGGCCGATGCGATTAAAGATGAACTGAATCAATACAAAAAAGACCATAAAGGGTTCAAGTACAGCTCGACTCTTGATATGGCCAAGCCGATTACAGAGTCAGTGGATACGATGTTAAGCAAAGCGATTTTCGGCGCGATCTTTGCGGTCGTGATCATTCTCTTATTCTTAAGAGATATTAAATCAACGATGATTTCTATCGTTTCCATCCCGCTGTCACTGCTGATTGCGCTTCTCGTGCTGAATCAGCTTGATGTCACTTTAAACATTATGACGCTCGGTGCGATGACGGTCGCCATCGGACGGGTAGTCGATGACTCCATTGTCGTTATCGAAAACATTTACCGCCGCATGAGGCTGAAAGATGAGCCTTTACGCGGAAAACAGTTGGTGCGTGAAGCGACGAAAGAAATGTTTAAACCGATCATGTCATCAACGATCGTAACCATTGCCGTATTCCTGCCGCTTGCCATGGTCGGCGGACAGATCGGCGAACTGTTTATGCCGTTTGCATTAACAATTGTTTTCGCGCTTGCCGCATCATTGTTGATTTCCATCACACTGGTGCCAATGCTTGCGCACAGTTTATTCAAAAAATCGCTCACAGGCGCGCCTGTTAAAGCGAAAGAGCATAAGCCGGGCAGATTGGCCGATTTCTATAAAAAAGTGCTGAATTGGTCATTAAGCCATAAATGGATTACATCCATCATCGCGGTTCTGATGCTTGTCGGCAGTTTGTTCCTCGTACCGCTGATCGGCGCGAGCTATCTGCCGGCACAAGCGGACAAAACGATGCAGCTCACATATACACCTGAACCGGGTGAAACGAAAAGCGAAGCTGAAAAAGCTGCGCAAAAAGCGGAAGACATGCTGCTTAAACGCAAACATGTCGATACCGTCCAGTATTCATTAGGCTCGCAAAGCCCGCTCGGCGGAAGCTCGAACGGCGCATTGTTCTACGTGAAATACGAAGAAGACACACCTGATTTTGACAAAGAAAAAGACAATGTCTTAAAAGAAATCAAAAAAACATCCAGCCGCGGCGAATGGAAAACGCAAAATTTCAGTTCGTCAGGCAACAACAATGAATTAACGTACTATGTGTACGGAGATTCAGAGTCTGATATTAAAGGCACGGTCAAAGAAATCGAAAGCATCATGAAAAAGCAAAAGGATCTGAAGGACGTAAACTCAGGCCTTTCCAGCACATATGATGAGTACACGTTCGTCGCTGACCAGGAGAAGCTCAGCAAGCTCGGCTTAACGGCTTCGCAAATCTCCCAGGCCCTGATGTCTCAAACGTCACAGTCTCCTTTGACAACGGTGAAAAAAGACGGCAAAGAGCTTGACGTGAATATCAAGACTGAAAAAGACCAGTATAAGAGTGTGAAAGAATTAGAGGATAAAACCATCACATCGCCTGCAGGCCAAGAAGTAAAAATCGGCGATGTGGCGAAAGTGAAAAACGGCACGACATCTGACACCATTTCCAGACGCGACGGCAAAGTGTACGCTGACGTAACGGCAACCGTCACTTCTGACAACATCACGAAGGTGTCATCAGCCGTTCAAAAGAAAGTTGACAAACTGGATAAGCCGGACAATGTATCGATCGATACCGGCGGTGTATCAGCGGATATTGCTGATTCCTTTACGAAACTCGGCTTAGCGATGCTTGCCGCAGTCGCCATCGTATACCTCGTTCTTGTGATCACGTTCGGCGGAGCATTAGCGCCGTTTGCGATTCTGTTCTCGCTTCCGTTTACGGTCATCGGCGCATTAGTCGGACTGTATGTATCCGGAGAGACAGTCAGCCTGAATGCCATGATCGGTATGCTGATGCTGATCGGAATCGTCGTCACAAACGCGATTGTCTTAATTGACCGCGTCATCCATAAAGAAGCGGAAGGCTTATCGACGAGAGAAGCGCTCCTTGAAGCCGGCTCTACGAGATTGCGTCCGATTCTGATGACGGCGATCGCGACAATCGGCGCCCTGCTTCCATTGGCATTGGGCTTCGAAGGCGGAAGTCAGGTCATATCTAAAGGACTCGGTGTCACCGTTATCGGCGGTTTAATCAGTTCAACTCTGCTTACCCTTCTGATTGTACCGATCGTATATGAAGTATTGGTGAAATTCCGTAAGAAAAAACCTGGAACGGAAGAAGAGTAAGACAGCGGGCCTTGGCTCCTTAAATGGAGCCAGGGCCTTTTTTCTTCTGCCAATTCCTGTACATATTGTTGCGATTTTCTCAAGTCATAGTATAATTAAAGGTTGTTAGTGTTAATAATGGATCGGATACTCTTAAGTAGGATGATGAGATAATGAAACGTGCACGCATAATATACAATCCGACTTCAGGACGTGAGCTTTTTAAGAAAAATCTTGCCCAGGTCCTGCAAAAATTTGAACAAGCCGGTTATGAAACCTCCACCCATGCCACCACATGTGCGGGAGATGCCACTCATGCCGCAAAAGAAGCCGCTTTGCGGGAGTTTGACCTAATTGTCGCAGCCGGCGGAGACGGAACGATTAATGAAGTCGTCAACGGCCTTGCGCCGTTAGACAAACGACCGACGCTGGGCGTCATTCCGGTCGGCACGACAAATGACTTCGCCAGAGCGCTGGGCATTCCGAGAGAAAATATACTGAATGCCGCTGATACCGTCATTAACGGCGTGGCCCGCCCGATCGACATCGGCCAGGTGAACGGACAGTACTTTATCAATATCGCCGGCGGAGGCCGTCTGACGGAGCTGACGTATGATGTGCCAAGCAAACTGAAAACGATGCTCGGCCAGCTTGCTTATTATTTAAAAGGAATGGAAATGCTGCCTTCACTTCGTCCGACAGAAGTCGAGATTGAATATGACGGCAAGCTGTTTCAAGGCGAAATCATGCTGTTTTTAGTGACGCTGACCAACTCGGTCGGCGGATTCGAGAAGCTGGCCCCTGATTCCAGCCTGAATGACGGCATGTTTGATTTAATTATTTTGAAAAAAGCCAATCTCGCGGAGTTTATCAGAGTCGCGAGCATGGCGCTCAGAGGCGATCATATTAACGATCAGCACATTATTTACACAAAAGCGAACCGTGTGAAAGTCAATGTATCAGAAAAGATGCAGCTGAACCTGGACGGCGAATACGGCGGCATGCTGCCAGGCGAATTCGTGAATCTGTACAGACATATTCACGTCGTCATGCCGAAGGAGAAAGCTGAACAGCTGGATGATTAATACGCGGACAAAATCCTAAAACAGTATTCGTTTTAGGATTTTGTCATCTTTTCAGCGTGATCGGAAACCTTTGAAGGCCTGACAGATTTGAAGGTTTGCCAGCACGCTGAAACAAGGCTATTGGTAAAACTAGAGGTGATTATAGATGAAAATGAAACCCCCGGTAGAAAAAAATGAATACTATGACGTGACATTTGAGGATTTGACGCACGAAGGAGCGGGGGTCGCAAAGATTCAGGGCTTCCCGATCTTCGTGCCGAACGCCCTGCCCGAGGAAAAAGCGCAAATCAAAGTGACACGCGTCAAAAAAGGCTTCGCTTTCGGCCGCTTGATTGAGCTGAAGGAAGAAAGCCCGCACAGAACGGATGCCCCGTGCCCGATCTACAAGCAATGCGGAGGCTGCCAGCTTCAGCACATGACCTACGAGGGCCAGCTCTTGTTTAAACAGAAACAAGTCAAAGACGTTTTAGAACGGATCGGCAAGCTGGATCTGTCCAGTGTTATCGTGCACCCGACACTCGGCATGGAAGACCCGTGGAACTACAGAAACAAAGCGCAGGTGCCGGTAGGAGAAAGAGAAGGCGGACTCGTCGCCGGATTTTATCAGCAAAGAAGCCATGACATCATCGACATGAGCGCCTGCCTGATTCAGCAATCTAAAAACGACGAAGCCGTCCAAGCGGTCAAAGACATTTGCGCAAATTATGGCGTCAAAGCCTACAATGAAGAACGCCACAAAGGCTGGCTCCGCCATATCATGGTGAGATACGGCGTCGTCACAGGCGAAATGATGATCGTCTTCATCACAAGAACAAGCGATTTTCCGCACAAAGCGAAGATCATCGAAGACATCACGGCGCAATTTCCGCACGTCAAATCAATCGTGCAAAACATCAACCCAAACAAAACAAACGTGATCTTCGGAAACGAAACAAGCGTCATCTGGGGCGAAGAATACATCTACGACCTCATCGGAGACGTCAAATTCGCCATCTCCGCCAGATCGTTCTATCAGGTCAACCCGGAACAGACAAAAGTGCTCTACGACAAAGCGCTTGAGTACGCAGAGCTTCAAGGCAAAGAAACCGTCATCGACGCCTACTGCGGCATCGGAACCATTTCTCTTTTCTTGGCGAAGCAGGCGAAAAAAGTATACGGCGTCGAAATCGTGCCGGAAGCCATCGAGGATGCGAAACGCAACGCTGAGCTGAACGGTATCACAAACGCGGAATTCGCAGTCGGAGAAGCAGAAACCGTGATTCCAAAGTGGTACGAAGAAGGCATCACGGCCGACACCCTTGTCGTCGACCCGCCAAGAAAAGGCTGCGACGAAGCCCTCCTGCGGACGATCATCGAGATGAAACCGAAGCGGGTGGTGTACGTGTCATGTAATCCTGGCACGCTTGCAAGAGACCTGCGGGTGCTTGAGGATGGCGGATATCAGACCCTCGAAGTGCAGCCGGTGGATATGTTCCCGCATACGAATC is a window encoding:
- a CDS encoding efflux RND transporter permease subunit, whose protein sequence is MNHIINFVLKNKFAVWLMTIIVTVAGLYAGLNMKQESIPDVNMPYLSVNTTYPGAAPSQVADDVTKPIEQAVQNLEGVNVVSSTSSENVSSVMIEYDYNKDMDKAKTEVAEALDNVSLPDDAKKPDISRYSINSFPILTLSVTSDKSSLEDLTKNVENTLVPKLEGIQGVASVQVSGQQEEQVEFSFKDKKMKEYGLDEDTVKKVIQGSDVNTPLGLYTFGNKEKSVVVNGNITSIKDLKDMRIPVTSSSAAQGQAGGAGAASAADAQAAQQAQQSASAGVPTVKLSDIADIKDVKKAESISRTNGKDSIGINIVKANDANTVEVADAIKDELNQYKKDHKGFKYSSTLDMAKPITESVDTMLSKAIFGAIFAVVIILLFLRDIKSTMISIVSIPLSLLIALLVLNQLDVTLNIMTLGAMTVAIGRVVDDSIVVIENIYRRMRLKDEPLRGKQLVREATKEMFKPIMSSTIVTIAVFLPLAMVGGQIGELFMPFALTIVFALAASLLISITLVPMLAHSLFKKSLTGAPVKAKEHKPGRLADFYKKVLNWSLSHKWITSIIAVLMLVGSLFLVPLIGASYLPAQADKTMQLTYTPEPGETKSEAEKAAQKAEDMLLKRKHVDTVQYSLGSQSPLGGSSNGALFYVKYEEDTPDFDKEKDNVLKEIKKTSSRGEWKTQNFSSSGNNNELTYYVYGDSESDIKGTVKEIESIMKKQKDLKDVNSGLSSTYDEYTFVADQEKLSKLGLTASQISQALMSQTSQSPLTTVKKDGKELDVNIKTEKDQYKSVKELEDKTITSPAGQEVKIGDVAKVKNGTTSDTISRRDGKVYADVTATVTSDNITKVSSAVQKKVDKLDKPDNVSIDTGGVSADIADSFTKLGLAMLAAVAIVYLVLVITFGGALAPFAILFSLPFTVIGALVGLYVSGETVSLNAMIGMLMLIGIVVTNAIVLIDRVIHKEAEGLSTREALLEAGSTRLRPILMTAIATIGALLPLALGFEGGSQVISKGLGVTVIGGLISSTLLTLLIVPIVYEVLVKFRKKKPGTEEE
- the gatB gene encoding Asp-tRNA(Asn)/Glu-tRNA(Gln) amidotransferase subunit GatB, giving the protein MNFETVIGLEVHVELKTKSKIFSSSPTPFGAEANTQTSVIDLGYPGVLPVLNKEAVEFAMKAAMALNCEIATDTKFDRKNYFYPDNPKAYQISQFDKPIGENGWIEIEVGGKTKKIGITRLHLEEDAGKLTHTGDGYSLVDFNRQGTPLVEIVSEPDIRTPEEAYAYLEKLKSIIQYTGVSDCKMEEGSLRCDANISLRPIGREKFGTKTELKNLNSFAFVQKGLEHEEKRQEQVLLSGGVIQQETRRYDEATKKTILMRVKEGSDDYRYFPEPDLVELYIDDEWKERVRATIPELPDERRKRYIEELGLPAYDAMVLTLTKEMADFFEETVNKGAEAKQASNWLMGEVSAYLNAEQKELEDVALTPEGLAGMIKLIEKGTISSKIAKKVFKELIEKGGDAEKIVKEKGLVQISDESVLLKLVTDALDSNPQSIEDFKNGRDRAIGFLVGQIMKASKGQANPPMVNKILLEEIKKR
- the putP gene encoding sodium/proline symporter PutP; protein product: MSIELIISLGIYFAAMLLIGWYAFRKTTNINDYMLGGRGLGPFVTALSAGAADMSAWMLMGVPGAMFATGLSTLWLALGLTIGAYSNYLLLAPRLRAYTEVADDAITIPDFFDKRFRHSSSLLKIVSAVIIMIFFTLYTSSGMVSGGRLFESAFGADYKFGLFLTAGVVVLYTLFGGFLAVSLTDFVQGAIMFAALVLVPIVAFTQLGSVSTTIDSINAVNPKLLDVFKGASVISIISYLAWGLGYYGQPHIIVRFMAIKEVKDLKPARRIGMSWMAISVVGSLLTGIIGVAYSHHFGVSVKDPETIFIIFSKILFHPLITGFLLSAILAAIMSSISSQLLVTASAITEDLYRAFFRREASDKELVMTGRLSVLIVAVIAILLSMNPNSTILDLVGYAWAGFGSAIGPALLLSLYWKRMNEWGALAAMITGAAAVLIWITTGLAASTGVYEIIPGFFLSLIAGIAVSLLTKKPADASYQLFSRMEALLKNKK
- a CDS encoding TetR/AcrR family transcriptional regulator translates to MNEKKEKIIKTGIHLFAKKGFSSTTIQEIAGECGISKGAFYLHFKSKEDLLLSACEYYIGMSMEEIKKIKTEHQHKPPKDVFQKQIAYQFREFMEHKDFIILLLSEKVIPENQKVKQYFHEVNIQFNMLYRDALLSVYGDAVTPFLADASVMAQGIVSSYIHFLIFNEHTAFQTENVAAFLIARIDDLITGLIKDNPDPLLSEDIFTQPAADREKLLADIQMAKAQQGLPEDVLVSLEVIEEECQKEEPRKPIIKGMLSNLAGSGNEQIETLRASIETHFSLTI
- a CDS encoding diacylglycerol kinase produces the protein MKRARIIYNPTSGRELFKKNLAQVLQKFEQAGYETSTHATTCAGDATHAAKEAALREFDLIVAAGGDGTINEVVNGLAPLDKRPTLGVIPVGTTNDFARALGIPRENILNAADTVINGVARPIDIGQVNGQYFINIAGGGRLTELTYDVPSKLKTMLGQLAYYLKGMEMLPSLRPTEVEIEYDGKLFQGEIMLFLVTLTNSVGGFEKLAPDSSLNDGMFDLIILKKANLAEFIRVASMALRGDHINDQHIIYTKANRVKVNVSEKMQLNLDGEYGGMLPGEFVNLYRHIHVVMPKEKAEQLDD
- the gatA gene encoding Asp-tRNA(Asn)/Glu-tRNA(Gln) amidotransferase subunit GatA: MSLFDHKITELKQMIHKKDIKISDLVDESYKRIASVDDKVQAFLQLDEERARAYAKELDEAVDGRSEHGLLFGMPIGVKDNIVTKGLRTTCSSKILENFDPIYDATVVERLQAAEAVTIGKLNMDEFAMGSSTENSAYKATKNPWNLDTVPGGSSGGSAAAVAAGEVPFSLGSDTGGSIRQPASFCGVVGLKPTYGRVSRYGLVAFASSLDQIGPITRTVEDNAFLLQAISGPDKMDSTSANVEVPDFLSSLTGDIKGLKIAVPKEYLGEGVGKEAKESVLAALKVLEGLGATWEEVSLPHSKYALATYYLLSSSEASANLARFDGIRYGYRTDNADNLIDLYKQTRSEGFGNEVKRRIMLGTFALSSGYYDAYYKKAQKVRTLIKKDFEDVFEKYDVIVGPTTPTPAFKIGEKTSDPLTMYANDILTIPVNLAGVPGISVPCGFADGLPLGLQIIGKHFDESTVYRVAHAFEQATDHHKAKPEL
- the gatC gene encoding Asp-tRNA(Asn)/Glu-tRNA(Gln) amidotransferase subunit GatC, with translation MSRISIEEVKHVAHLARLAITDEEAEMFTEQLDSIISFAEELNEVDTDNVEPTTHVLKMKNVMREDEAGKGLPVEDVMKNAPDHKDGYVRVPSILD